In Georgenia soli, a genomic segment contains:
- a CDS encoding LCP family protein, which translates to MLAVLLLAWPIGLLIWADTKIQHTEALTGAPNTPGTTYLLAGSDSRADGTVADATEGQRSDTIMVLQVPSSGPAALVSLPRDTLVDIPGHGMDKLNASYSIGGPTLLTETVEQLTGLTVDHYVEIGMGGVQNVVDAVGGVELCLDYDVDDQFSGLRWTAGCHTADGPTALAFARMRYSDPNGDLGRAERQRQVIGAVMKEIATPGTVLNPVDHVQLVEAGTGALVTDTDTGIVDLARLALAFRSATGPDGVMGAPPVADYDYRPGGIGSTVLLDEQRAPQFFQKLRDGELTPSDVETAPR; encoded by the coding sequence GTGCTGGCGGTTCTGCTCCTCGCGTGGCCCATCGGCCTGCTGATCTGGGCGGACACGAAGATCCAGCACACCGAGGCGCTGACGGGCGCACCGAACACCCCGGGAACGACCTACCTCCTCGCGGGCTCGGACTCGCGGGCAGACGGCACCGTCGCAGACGCGACCGAGGGCCAGCGCTCGGACACGATCATGGTGCTGCAGGTACCCAGCTCAGGTCCCGCCGCACTGGTGTCCCTGCCGCGCGACACCCTTGTGGACATCCCCGGTCACGGCATGGACAAGCTCAACGCCTCCTACTCCATCGGCGGTCCGACCCTGCTCACCGAGACGGTCGAGCAGCTCACCGGCCTGACGGTCGACCACTACGTCGAGATCGGGATGGGCGGTGTGCAGAACGTCGTCGACGCGGTGGGCGGGGTGGAGCTGTGCCTCGACTACGACGTGGACGACCAGTTCAGCGGGCTGCGCTGGACCGCCGGGTGCCACACGGCCGACGGCCCTACCGCCCTGGCCTTCGCCCGGATGCGCTACTCGGACCCCAACGGCGACCTCGGGCGCGCGGAGCGGCAGCGGCAGGTGATCGGTGCGGTGATGAAGGAGATCGCCACGCCTGGCACCGTCCTCAACCCGGTCGACCACGTCCAGCTCGTCGAGGCGGGGACGGGTGCTCTGGTCACCGACACGGACACCGGGATCGTCGACCTGGCCCGGCTCGCACTCGCCTTCCGCAGTGCCACAGGCCCGGACGGTGTGATGGGCGCGCCGCCGGTCGCCGACTACGACTACCGGCCCGGCGGCATCGGCTCGACCGTCCTGCTCGACGAGCAGCGGGCCCCCCAGTTC